In Microbacterium sp. AB, a single genomic region encodes these proteins:
- a CDS encoding VOC family protein: MPTDIFVNLPTADLDRAKAFYEALGATIVPEFTDENAACVRWDENVFFMILTKEFFATFTSRPVVLGSEGAQVITALSRASRDDVDAIRATILEAGGGENTEPQDHGFMYGISMTDPDGNIVELMWVDPVAAEKGPEAFSAEQGG; the protein is encoded by the coding sequence ATGCCCACCGACATCTTCGTCAACCTGCCCACCGCCGACCTCGACCGCGCCAAGGCGTTCTACGAGGCCCTCGGCGCGACGATCGTCCCGGAGTTCACCGACGAGAACGCCGCCTGTGTGAGGTGGGACGAGAACGTCTTCTTCATGATCCTCACGAAGGAGTTCTTCGCGACGTTCACGTCCCGGCCCGTCGTCCTCGGCTCCGAGGGCGCGCAGGTCATCACGGCCCTGAGCCGCGCGTCGCGCGACGACGTCGACGCCATCCGCGCGACGATCCTCGAGGCCGGCGGCGGCGAGAACACGGAGCCGCAGGATCACGGCTTCATGTACGGCATCAGCATGACCGATCCCGACGGCAACATCGTCGAGCTCATGTGGGTGGATCCCGTGGCGGCGGAGAAGGGGCCGGAGGCGTTCTCGGCCGAGCAGGGGGGCTGA